A genome region from Setaria italica strain Yugu1 chromosome III, Setaria_italica_v2.0, whole genome shotgun sequence includes the following:
- the LOC111256740 gene encoding uncharacterized protein LOC111256740, whose amino-acid sequence MVASPASPSASPPSSMAGSRRQRAADGGNSTATAGGAGPVGAAGLAAGAPPPATRSAAGRWLRRRSRWEEEAAVEWYRARWATEAREVEARASHLAAVQAVSVRAAEAEQQAVAVAEAAAVAAAAQRRAAEAAEGARATHEALAALEVEARRGGRSEAHVAGTEVKGDRPGPQDGQQQVLAEERQRDVDVDQWVQDPRHQGSVHDSNLDSDYDSDLDFELRPPRVVKTIIRESVGNT is encoded by the exons ATGGTAGCTTCCCCGGCTTCTCCCTCAGCATCCCCTCCCTCTTCCATGGCCGGCTCTCGGAGGCAACGAGCGGCCGACGGTGGCAACTCAACGGCCACCGCAGGCGGCGCGGGCCCAGTAGGCGCCGCGGGCCTGGCTGctggcgcgccaccgccggcca CTCGCAGCGCCGCAGGGCGATGGTTGCGGAGGAGGTCgcggtgggaggaggaggctgcggTCGAGTGGTACCGGGCGCGGTGGGCTACAGAGGCGCGCGAGGTGGAGGCGCGGGCGAGCCACCTAGCTGCGGTGCAGGCGGTGTCAGTgcgcgccgcggaggcggagcagcaAGCCGTGGCTGTGGCGGAGGCTGCAGcggtcgccgctgccgctcagCGGAGGGCTGCGGAGGCAGCGGAGGGGGCCAGGGCGACGCATGAGGCCCTGGCAGCGTTGGAGGTGGAGGCACGGCGTGGAGGTCGGTCTGAGGCTCACGTCGCCGGCACCGAGGTGAAGGGCGATCGTCCCGGGCCGCAGGACGGCCAGCAGCAGGTGCTCgcggaggagcggcagcgggatGTGGATGTGGACCAGTGGGTCCAGGACCCGCGTCATCAAGGCTCTGTCCACGATTCCAACCTTGACTCCGACTACGACTCTGACCTTGACTTCGAGCTCCGACCCCCGAGGGTCGTGAAGACCATCATCCGTGAGTCCGTCGGCAACACGTAG